Part of the Leishmania major strain Friedlin complete genome, chromosome 7 genome is shown below.
CCCTAacctaaccctaaccctaaccctaaccctaaccctaaccctgGGCGAAGGAAAGCACGCCCCTAGCGGTACACATGCCCTATACCGCGGCAGGTCGACGCGTGGAGTGTGCCGCGCAGGAACAGGCgggtgctgttgctgctggcgttgccCCTTCCTCTCACCATTGTGGTCCGCCCGGTTCCGCTTGGACGGCCGTCGTTGTGCTGTCTTCGCGGTGTACCTCTCTGGTGGCAGAAGCGCCTAGCAACTCCTTTCATGTCCGTCGTGATCCGAGCCATTTCTTGGCCGATGacaggtgtgtgtgctcccgTAGAGGGCGGCGAACCCACCCCGAGCATGGGTGGTGTGTTCCTGGTGCGGAAGAGCTTTGATATTGGACGCATAAACGTCTCTCCATGTGGGGCGTTGCTGCCGTTCATGCTTggtgccgcctcctcgtggTGTTGGGTGGCGCAAGTGACCAAGTACCCCTCTGGGAAAAGGCAGATATTCCCGTTGCACGATGCTGGCACGGTACTGTGCTGCGCACTCGCCGCACAAATGCTGCGCCAAGGCGCTGTTGTAACTGACGGGCTGTTCAACGGCTGGAGCACAGTCCCTGTCACTGTAGCAAGTTTCATCGCGGACTTCTCGGCATTGTCCGTAAAGATGGTGCACGCCGCAGTCGACCTGTTGACTGGGGAGAGTTTGTGGAACTTCGCATGCGAAATGAACCCTTTTCGGAGCTGAACTGTCTCTCTTCCGTTTCCCGTTGGCGAAAGAGTGACGACCTCGACCGTTTCGCCTGTTGTACTATCGCTTTCCAAGGGTGCGTGCTGTCGACTTTCTTTAAGCGCACAAGGTCGTGCATTCCGTGATCGCTGTCACTTCTCGCGTCCCTTTTCCCTGTTGCCTTGAGGACTGCCTTTTCCGCACGTGTGGAAACCCGAGTGCACCTTCTCGTGGAACGTGTCCTTGTCACTGATGCCCTTCGCTTTAAGTTGCTGCAGGGTAGGTATGCACTTCATAACGGACTCCTCTGGTCCGTGCGGTTGACGAACATGCTTAAGCACTGGTATCAGAAACTGTTTTCACAGGGAATAATATCTTTGCACCTTTGCAAACTGATTCACGTGCAATGATGTTTGGAGGGCGAAAGGGCTTGAATACTTCGCAGCACCTTCAGTGCGTGCAGAGAGGTATAAATACGGGGAGGGTCAAATGAAAAAGTTTCAGTCTCCTTCGTTTCTACCCATATGGCTGCGCGCGCAATCCTAACTTTTCTGCGGACCGGCATCGAGGTTCACCATCCTGTGAACGTGATCACTAACGTTCACCTTTCTCAGATCCTCGTTTGGAATCGACTCTCAGGTCTAGCAAAGCGCCCTAAGCTCGCAGGGTCGTGCTTTCCAACGAGGCAAGAAAATGCATTGTTCTTGTAGAGTGCGCTCTGGGGTCTTCAGTGCCGAGACGGCTACTGTGAGTCTTATCGACCATGGTGGTTAGAGAGAGCATCGTGATCAGTTTTGAGGGCCTACCAAGTCGGCACAGGCAAACGAAAGCAGAGTGTATTTATATGAAGTCCAAAAGAAATGCGGGCCGAAGACAGTGGAGGGGCGGAGTTACAAGAGAAAAACGCTTGTTCAAGGGGAGTGTGAGCACGGCGcgtgaaaaaaaagagtGAGTGAAACATGTagaggaaagaggagagcgAAGCAATGGCGCTGCCCAATACCGCTAAATGCATCAGTGAGATAAGTGGCATGAGACAGTATCTGTCATTCTCTTCCGCACAGGTTGCAGCGGGTGGCACCCAGAGGAGAAACGCAGCAGAAGAGCGCCGTTTACTTTCCCCCTACAAATGGGGTCATGTGCTCTTTGCGCTCGCTAAGGAGTGGGAGAAGAAGCGCATGAGCACTGCTATCATAGTACATATGCAGGCCTTCTTAATCACTGAAacagacatacacacgcacacacacacacacacacaggaggTACCGTGGCCGATGCAAGAGCGTATCCTCTTTCCAAAACGTGTCAACGACCCCCTTGCTTGCAAGCAGAGTTACATTATCGTTGCTATCCCGTGCGTCTACATCAGCACAGAACGTGAGGGAATACAAGAATGTGGATTTTGCAAATGTCGGCAACTGTTAAGAGGGACCTACAAAAATCAACAGAGCGTCGGGAAAGTAGCGGTGCTTCTCTGCGGAGCGGTTGCACATGATACAAGGTGGTCGGTGTTGTCGAGTACTCAGCGAAGCCAATGCGTCTTCTTCTCCGCTCTTAGAACGGGACGACAGCTGCACCTTCCCCTTGATCGCCGGATCGCTGCGATATTGTTGGCGTCGATGAAGATGTAGTCATTTTCACAGTCGAGGAGCACCCTCATAGGACGCAGGGTGAGCCAGAGATAGGCTTagcacccacacatacaagCCAAGCATCTCAACCCTCGAGGCTCGCACAGTTGCTGAACTGGTACGTTGCTTCGCACAGACGCCCGCGTGCGCAAGAAGACCCTTTCAGGCTGCCGGCGCCTTTGAGACGCGTCTCATCCAGAAAGCTGCGGAGTGAGTACAAAAGTACTATGTTGCATTTTCTCAAGCTGTGGTGGCTCCAAAGACGAGCACGACTGTGGGTCAGCACACCTTGAGAAAATGCATTGCCATCTTGTAGAGAAGGCTGAAGGTGGCcggtggagaggaggggggaagtCTCAGGGCGGCTCCGCAGAACAGGGTGAACTTGGACAAAGGGAGGAGCAATCAGATAGCCAAAGATGCATGCAAATAAGTTGAGAAGGTGACAAATGGAGCTCACGTTTGCTTACGATCGTTTCGGATGTCGTCAGCGGGCGAAATGGGAGGTGAGTGCAGGAAGACGCAATGAGACAGGCGTCGGGCTACTTCTGacagtgtgtgcgtgtgcgcatgggTGGAGGGGGTTGGGCAATTCAATGCGGTGACAGCATCGATCAGCAGTAGAGGATGAGCGAACACAGCAGACAAGAGTTTTGTTGCGAGGAAAGAAGGGACgcacaaacgaaaaaaggcaaaaacaaagaaaaccTCACGAGGCGCACGGATGACTTGCGTGCCTGCTCTCGATACATGGTCGCCCGCATGCAGAGACGAGGAAAGGAAAACGGAAAGAGTGGTGTCCTAGTCGGCCCACTCCTCGTCAGAGCTCCAGCCCATCGCGTCCATGCCCGCCTCCCACTTTGCCTTCAGCGCCTTCACCCCACAGACCTCCTCTATAAACGACGGGCTGTTGACGCACCGCAGGAGAAACTcgctccctccttccctgtACGCACGCAAAAGCGCGTCGGCGCAAGCAGTGCAGAAAGGGTTCCGCTCACCACACAAGTGGTGCATCGTGTGTGAGaagacgctgccgcggatCTGCTGCGGGATGACCCCGAGGCGGCACCGCCCCTGATCACTTTCACCGGTGGCGGCCTCACGATAGGCTGGGCACCGAAATCCACTGGGATGCTGGTACAACTCGGCCAACAGCTCGACCGCGATCGCCGACGCAATGGATGACACCGCTGGTCGAGTAACCGTACATTGCTCATCCAGCGAACGGAAGCTGAGGCTGTCTGTCGGTGCTATGATGTCGCTGCAAAAGTAGCATCCCAAGGGGGTGTGAAGCGTGTCACGGCAGTCGTCCTCCCCTACAGCGTTGGAGCGGGAGGTCTGCCCCGGCACACCGTGACGCATCACCACGTACGTGTCGAAGCCAAGGGCAACGTTGATGACAGGTGTTCCTGTCGCAGCAGCAATGATGGTCGGCACCCAGCGAGCCTCGCGCGAGTCGGTGAGGAGGAAGACAACGTCGCTTTCGGCGATGAGCTCTTCCAGTCGTCGAATTTCGCCGAGCGCCTTATCCGCCCTCGCCTCATCGATGCGATGCCCCGGCATGTGGATAGTCAAAGGCACCGggcgcaccaccgcagaTGGGATGATGGCGCGAACTGcctcggcagccgcgtcCACCTTTGTCTTGCCGTCTTTCGCTGCCTCGAAGGTGAACAACGACTGCCGCGCCAAGTTGGAGAAGGAGACACGGCCGCGGTCGACCAAGGTGAGGTCACGGACTCCCCACATCAGCAGATTTCGTGCCACGTTGCAGCCCAGGGTGCCAGTACCCAGAAGAAGCGCTTTGCACCTGGCAATCTGATCTAACTTCAGTGACGGCAACACGCGCCACTTCATCAGTTCGAGGTTAAAACGAGAATCGTTGTCAGCCCGCTGGACGGGGTTGATAAAGGCCCCCAGGTCCAGGCACTCGATCTTCTTTTTGCGCCACCCTGAGGCCTTGAGGGAGGGAAACTCCTCCTTCCACTGTACGCGCGCCAGGTCGGCGAACGACGCGCCCGTCAGCCGCTCTCGGAGAGAAGTAACAAGCGACTCCTCGAGGGCGTCGAACGCCAGCTTCACAAATACACTTTTCTCCGTGCCTCCAGACCGCAGCGCGTAGAGACGGAGGGTGGTGAGGGACGACACTGCAAGTCGCAGGCACGTGATCACGTTCCGCACCGGAAGACTAACGCTCCCCACGGTGTCGGAAAAGTCGAACAAGCACACGACAACATTGTCGCCTTTCGTTGCAGTGGCACTGACAAAGGCAGTTGGCGAGAAAGAGATGAACTCTACGCTGTTGTTGGCGTATACAGCCAGAAACGGGTTGCAGGCCCGCTCCGGTTTCTGACGGAGCAAGCTGGTCCCGTGGCGATACATCGCTTGCGCAGCCTCTGCGGAAAACGGAAGCGCAGGCGATGCACCGAGCACTAGACAGTCAACTAGCACAGCGCTCTCGATCGCAATGCACGGAAAAGCCTCCCAGTGAAAAAAGCGGTAGGTCTTTGCATCAATGTAAGTGAGCATGCAAAGGGTGGCAAACGGCATGTTGCCCCACGcatccgcctcctcttcggcGCTGGCATACAACGCCACAGCAGGCCCCAGCAGCGTCTTCGCCGCGATGGAAAGTAGTGCGTTCCGTAAATTCAGCGCATTGAGCTCCTCCGCAAAGTTGAAGCTCTTCACCGTTCCTTGCACCTGCACGCTCACAACGTCCGCAGCGTTTTCCGCTGCAGCCTGGGTGAGCGTTGACGGATGCAGACTGCCAGCGCTCAGGTGCACCAGGTTGGCTGGAGACAAAAATACGCGGTCGGAAACGTTGGCGCGGATAACGCCGGCCAGGGCGGCATGGGGCTCCTCCAGTCTCCACTCGGTCAGCTTGAGCTGCCGGAGTTGCTCCCAGAACCCAACGTCGATGGACAGCTGGAGGTCCGAGAAGGTGAGATGCGGTTTACCGCTCACGGCGCTCATGACGATGGCAGATCAAGTTGTGCTTTGTGCTTTCTTTCTTCGCAGGGATAGATCGGAAAACGTGTGCGACTGGGCTgcggcagagagaggagacgaAGGGTATAAAGAAGACGAAGTTGAATGACCCTACAGTGTTGGGAAGTGAGCAGATAGGAAAGCCATTCAAAAAGTGTGTGTCGCCGCGAGAGTGGAGGAATGGTAGTGAACAGCGCAAtgtcgcttttttttttgcggtGGAGCGAAAAGGGAAAGGGACAATATTTTGCATGCGCAAATTCACCAACGCACTTGGAaaggcgcgcgcacgagaaCAGCATGCACCTTTTGCTTTGCTCAAGAGCATCATCTAACGAAACCAGAGGCTCACACATACCAGGAAGTAGGGAGATAGAGGATAATAAGAATTGCACAAGAGGAAAGGTGGGGCATACTTGTCATGGATTGGTGGAGCTACCACGAAAACCAAAGACAAAGCAGTGGAGAAAGTAAGAAACAGAGGCAAGGCAAATAAACTGACAGTACACCGTGAAAAGGCGAGATCGCCGGGGCTACGCCTGGCTTTTTGAATGGAAACGGCCGCGCAGGAGTAAGACGGGCAGCGTGTTAGGCAGGGAATGTCCTAGCCAGTGAACACGAGAAAGCATCCCACCTCTACGAATCGGTGCAAAAGAAAAACTAAAAGAGGGGAAAAGTGAAGAGTGGATAGTTTTGGttccttgtgtgtgtgtgtggggggggggtgcactgcgcaacaaaaaaacgagtACACGAGAAGACGGCGCACGACACTGCGGCAGAAAGGTCAGAGTTGGATGCATGGAAAGTAGTATAGGCGCCTGGAAAACGAGTGTGGAATGGCACATCCACAGGGAGAGCTACGAGGACGATCGCATCACCAATGTTGCTCAAAACCGGCTTTTGGAGAACGGCGAAGAGTCAATGAACGGTTGATCGCCACAAATCATCTCTCGCCGACATGCAACCCGAAACGGGGTCGAGGATCAGAGGGTTTGAGCAGTGGCCAAAGCACATCGATACACCCGGATGCCGCGGCAACACATTGATAATGAGCTTCGTATCAGCCGTACAGGGGCGTTAGCCGAGCCAGGGGCTGGAGATTGGACCCTTCAGTAGGACCGTCTGAGGCGCGCCCTCCTCAGCTGCTGACCGCTGGATGTGATGTGGCGGCGAAGTCGGCGTTCAGCTGAATACCTTGCCGTATCGGCTCCAGAGAGTAGGTGTGCTCTGCATCCGCGTTGATGTTGGTGCAATCGAGTATCGTTGCCGGGCTAGAAGCGGGTGTGGTAGCCGTAGAGGAGGTCGGGTGGAAAACGGTAACCAAGCAGTTCAAGCTCGTTGTCGAGTCACGGGCTGACAGCTACCACCACAAACGGTGCCTCGAAGCTGTCGGCGTCTGTTTTTAGTATGATCCACGTTTTCCCCTCCATGTTGCTGGGCAGAATGTTCTCCGCCTTCACCCACACCACTGCTGCGACGCTTGCAGAAAAAGAGTGATACGCGCACGTCTTTATCTGCTCGCCAGGGCCCATGACCAGCTACGCATCGCTGCAGAAGCAGCCGCCGGTCGATATTCAAGTGCTGACGTTGGGCTCTGTTCCAGCCAACTCACTCCGTGTGACGAGCCGCACGGCTTAGCTGTCACGCTGCCGACTCTTCAAACTCCGGAATCGACTCCAGCGGTTCGGTGCGACGCGTGTCGAGGAAGCCTGTTTGGTGAAAGACGCCCTCACATCTCGCTGAATTCGGAATGGCTTCGCGCTTCCGGGTgcagcgctccgccagcGTTACGCGCTCGCGCCAAACCTCGGAGAAGGCAGACAGTCGAAAATTCCATCCAGCAGAGAAAAAGATGGTGACAAGAGTCTGTCACTGCCGCTGTACTGTAGGGAACACCGTTCTCCCAGCTCATCGCAACGCAGTCACTGTTTGCCAGCCCACGCAGGAACAGAGATTATGGTAGAAGCTGGGTGAGATCCGCATTCCCCCGCAACGTAGCGCCACTAGGCATCCAGCAATCCAAAAACGACAACGGCGTGGTCCGGCCGCTGAAAGTGACATGTACAGCAGACACCGGCAACCGCGGCGCCGGTCAAAAAAATTTCAGCGAGAGCCCTATGCCGAGTGGTAGCAACGGTTCCTTGTCACTTACTGATTGTGCTGGATGCACGAGAGTGAAAAATGGGGCGTGGTATCACCTACAAGGGTAGgcgagaaacgaaaaagcaAACAGTAAGTGAAAACTGTTGCTTTGTGCTGAGTGGCATCGGAAACCAGGATTGTAAACAGCTGTAATCATCGAGAAAAAGTGCAAAGAATAAGAAGCACGTAAAGCAGCTCTGCGAGAAGGCAAGCGGCTCTCGCGCACAGGAGAGGATGCTCATGTAGATTATCTTCTCGGTGCTTCAGCActgagcagctgcagggccCGGCTCCTGCTGCTTTAGCATGCAAAACTAAGCGTAATCCGTAGGCGCAAGAACAAAAGAAGAGGATAAATCACAAGATTACTTGAAAGAATTCACTTTCCGTGGGTAACCGATTCTGTGGAAAGGAATATAAATCGTTGCGTCTACTTACAAAGAGAAAAACTGTCACGTGGAGTTGCGTATCGCATCCTCCACGATACCCTCGCACGCGACAGGTAACCCGAGTGAAGATCATTGAGAAGCTTTCCTGGAACACGCACAGCAAGATAATGGTTGAAGCGAATGTGCGGAAAGCTGAACTGTTTAGTCGGAATGAAAGAAGCACAGAGAACAACATTAGCAGATATATTCACCTTAAAGAGATCTGTTGACAGAAAAGGGCGCGGGGTCGACAATGCACTTCTCTTTTTCCATCATCTCGCTCAGCAGCCTCCTTGAAACCGGTAGCAGAGTGAAACCTTGGTACCCTGGCCCGATACACATCCAGAGCCCCGGGTGTTTCAGCGACTCCCCGATCAACGGCCTTCTGTCTGTAACGAAGGAACGATGGCGGTGCCACACACCACTGATCTGCTCCTCGAGCGGTAGAAGTATGTGCGCAATGGCCTCTGCCTTCTGTAGTTGAATCTCGTTAGGAGGAGATTCGAGCGACGTAGCCAGGACACTCGACTTGAGGTGAAACCACGGCCTGCATTAGTTCCTCACCAAATCGGTTCTTCAAATCCGTAATGGAGTGGTTCAGTGACGCACCAGCGGCCAGGTGAAAGTGTATGCTGTAACCGAGCAAGGGGACGAGCAGGAGCCGATAGCCGGGTGAAGCAAAAACCTCGCAGAACCAGCAGTCAGTAGCCACGAAGGCGCAGGGAGAAGCTTAGTCGCCCTTGTCCGTCCGAACAACTCAGGCATCCCCTCGGGCACCTGAGCGCGGTGCAATGCTCCTGACGGGAACACGCACGACAGCGCTACCACTTGACTACAAGCTCTGTGTTGAGGTCTTTAGGAGAGCGCCAGAATCGGTCACAACTCACGGGTCTTTGAAGTTTTATCTTCAGGTAAAGGTGTCTGCGTTGAGCCTAGACTTCTTCTTTGACAGATCCGCTGGCGTAAAAAGGCCAAAGTGAATGGTCCTTGCTCGCTGCTCGTTCACGCACGGCGCCACCTCGCGTATGCGCTTGGTGCAAGAGAGTTTGAGGTGTGCCACCTTTCAGATGAGCACTTCTAAGTGTGACATGTAGGTCGTCTCGCTCCCCGTCGGACAATGTACAGCGAGAGTGGTATATGCTTTGCAGGTTTTGTCGAAAAGCGATTGGGCTGGTTTTGCACCAAGAGAGGCAAATCTTGGAGAGATTTAGTGGAATGGGGAAAGGCGGTACCCAACGTCAGCTTTTGTCTTGATAGGAGTTATGTTATGGTTCAGGAAGTCTGCAGGTGCCTGGTGGGGTTGCAGACACTCGAGCTGAATGAAACATGCGTTTCCCCACAAGGTACACACGCCGGGCTCCTTCCGATCACTGACAGTCACGCGGTACCACGGTGCTGTGGGTGTCAAGCCGTCGACATCCCTACCATGCTGGCACCAAAGACAATGACGttcctctcttcctcgaAGCTCGTGTCGTCGAAAACCATTTTGAGTTGCACAGTTTGCAGAGCAAGTCTACTTCGCAATCCGATGATGCTGAGCTGGGAATGTTTGCCGCTCGAAAGGACTCCTGTGTGTGATAGTCGACCAAGGAGAAAGCAGCACCCAGCACCAAGAATCGAGAGTAGAGAGTAGAATATAGCGGGACAGGTGGCGCACCTGCGCTGCGCTATAGCAGTGCGTTGGacgtggggggaggggtgctgGTATGCTGGCCTGCTTTTGCTTCGTGTACAAAGACGAAGCGCATCAAGATCAGTTTCCTTTTCGTAACTCGGTGAGCCGCGGGCAGGTGAATTGGTAGCACGATTGCACGCTGCTGGTCGGACACATTTTCTTGGCGGGCTGCATCGAAGAACTATTCTTCTCAAGCACGGGGGTTTACATTTGTGTTGCAGCTGTGCTCAGGGGGGGGCAAATTGGGTGCGCCAGGTAGCAGATGGTGCAGAGCATTTGCCGAATGCATCACAGAATTGTTGTGCATCACCGGTGTAATACACTCCATTTGCGtctgcaacagcagcgccttTCATTGTTGGGTGCAAAACGCGATTGGCGGGGTTCTATCGCGCATGGAAAAATCATCTGTTACACCAATGGTGCTGCGTTTTCGCGACCACGGGGGTGCCCTGAGAATGGTTCGTCGGGCAGGGATTGGATACGCTTTCGCGGGGCGGGGGAAACGTTTTTGTTATTCCCGTGATGCCGGCATGGTGAAAAGGGTTTTTTTCATCGCGAGTGAAGACTGGCTGTGACACATATGCAGTGTGCGCTTCGGCATTTGTCTCGTGTCCCACTTCCCAGAGTGTGTCTGTGGTGTCTTGAAAACAACAAGCAAGCGCTCAGGGATCAGAATTCGTAAAAAGAACTCTCTCTTGTATTAAATCCCCGCAGACTGCTTCACAGCAGCTGTGTGAAGTCCCTGGCTCTAAGGAACCACTACGAAGCGCATCAGCGAGGACTGTTGTGCAAACTCGAATACTGGATTGCATGGGCTTACCTAGGCTTTCACTCTATGGAAAACGGTATGCAGAATACCTTTCTTGCCTTTTCTACGTTTCTTTGCATCACTCCACAACCAGGCATCACACAGAGCCTTCTCTTGCCAGCCGTCTTTCAAAGTGCAATGCAGGATAGACTAAGGGAAATTGAGGGCACGCTTGCCCGAACAAAGGAGCGAAAAAATACGATCCTCTACAAGCTATCAAAGCGGCGTCAAGAGGAAGAACGGCTTGCCAGGCTCGGCGTGGAAAGGCTTCCGACGAATCCGAGCGAAGTGGATGATGAAAAGATCATCAAGTATGTTCTCTTCAGACTGAAGCAAGAGATCGGTGACAAAACGGCACAGCTGCGAGACCAAAAGCTGCTTAGCATTGACAGAGATGGCGAGGCCGTTATTCGAGCAAAAAATGATGAAGTGAATAAACTTCTCTCTCGGAAGTATCAGTGGGAAGCGCGTCTATCCTTTCTCGCAGGTGAACCTATCGCGCCGCGCCCGCGCAAAAAGATTTTTTTCGGCTGTGCGAAAGAGCTCCCTGAAGCTTCAGTCGTGCAAAAGCGGCAGCGTGTAGAGGGCATGCAGGAGGCGGGGGAAGATGAGGTAGCTGATAGCTCCGAGGAAGATGAGCTAGTACCCGATCAACTGGAAGCTGAGCAGCCTGCAACGCAAGATCACGACTACCTTGAAAGAGTAAAGTGGTTGGGATCGAGTGCTGCTGACCTGGACTTGATTCGGTTTGagcgtgaggcggaggcaaAAATGCGCGCAAAAGGAGATAGCATTGTCTCTCGAGCTGGCTCAGGCGCCCTTATTCTCTCTTACTGTAAGGAGGGAAAAGCTATGATTCCGGACGAAGAGCATTTTAAGCAGCAGCTCGTAAACAATCGCAAAAaagcgctgcaggagcgtttGAACGCACTTCGCGGGAAAAATTGAATTATCTCTCAGTATGTCTCCATTGGGCTCGCGAGGCCCCTGCTTCTACCTGTCCCGTCGCAAGATATAAACGAAAAAGCAAACGTGACGCCCCCGTGGCACATTCTCCTTGGCTTCATAGCGAACTGGAGCAGCTACCCGGGGATACGGTGTGAATCTGTTGGTTTCTCTCGACGCGCTTCAGTGAGAATGATGTTTTTTGGCAGCTGGCTCATTGCGGAAAAACGTaaagcagcagccgcagcgagtCGTAATGCTCGATCTCTTTGCGTTGCAGTCTCATGAGGAGCCGCCGATAGCACGATGAGCAAGCTGTTTTGCACCACGCCTATGCATTTTagcttccctctctttcgcCTTGTGCACCTTGGCTCGACTTTCTGATGAAAGAATGGGATCGTGTTTCCGTTTTTGATTTCAGCCCAGGCTTTTCagcctttttctttcgtttcaTAAGCACCTATTGCACAGCAGTGCAGCTCCGAGTAGTTTCCAGCCTCCTTCCGCGCACCTCACGGAGTCTCGCAGTGGTTTTCGTACAGCAAGTTTTTTACCGTACCTTCTGAAGCGGTTGTTTCATAGAATGCCCGTTGTTCGAGCAAGGAAAGCACGCGTTGACCACGGGTCAAAGCGATCTATTTCTCGCTTTCTGGTCTCCGAGGCGGCAATCGGAAAACTGGTGAAGGACATCTCAGCGGGCACGGATGCTGCTCATCCAGTAACGCCAAGGGAACTGGGGAGCGGGTCGCCGCATGACCCCATTCACCTTCCACTTCGAAGGACTCCAAATGGTAGCGGCTGCTATCACTGCACGACAGAGGAGTGTTGCTGTGTAG
Proteins encoded:
- a CDS encoding putative ubiquitin activating E1 enzyme encodes the protein MSAVSGKPHLTFSDLQLSIDVGFWEQLRQLKLTEWRLEEPHAALAGVIRANVSDRVFLSPANLVHLSAGSLHPSTLTQAAAENAADVVSVQVQGTVKSFNFAEELNALNLRNALLSIAAKTLLGPAVALYASAEEEADAWGNMPFATLCMLTYIDAKTYRFFHWEAFPCIAIESAVLVDCLVLGASPALPFSAEAAQAMYRHGTSLLRQKPERACNPFLAVYANNSVEFISFSPTAFVSATATKGDNVVVCLFDFSDTVGSVSLPVRNVITCLRLAVSSLTTLRLYALRSGGTEKSVFVKLAFDALEESLVTSLRERLTGASFADLARVQWKEEFPSLKASGWRKKKIECLDLGAFINPVQRADNDSRFNLELMKWRVLPSLKLDQIARCKALLLGTGTLGCNVARNLLMWGVRDLTLVDRGRVSFSNLARQSLFTFEAAKDGKTKVDAAAEAVRAIIPSAVVRPVPLTIHMPGHRIDEARADKALGEIRRLEELIAESDVVFLLTDSREARWVPTIIAAATGTPVINVALGFDTYVVMRHGVPGQTSRSNAVGEDDCRDTLHTPLGCYFCSDIIAPTDSLSFRSLDEQCTVTRPAVSSIASAIAVELLAELYQHPSGFRCPAYREAATGESDQGRCRLGVIPQQIRGSVFSHTMHHLCGERNPFCTACADALLRAYREGGSEFLLRCVNSPSFIEEVCGVKALKAKWEAGMDAMGWSSDEEWAD